The window TCTCCAGATATTTGATCAAGGCTTGTACCTTGGCCCTTTGCATCTTAGGCTCACAGTTGTGTTTCACAAATGCTTTGTATTGTTTTTTGCCAGGCAAAACTCTGGTTTGGGTTTACAAAATAAGCATTCGTTTGCTGGGGATAGTGCTGGTGCTTATCCTTTGGTGCTTAGGATTTCTGTCCGAGAAACAAGTATATTGACACTGAAGATCAGCAAAAAGGTACCATACTTGACAGGCAATTTGTGGCTCAATTAATTCCTTCTATGGATAATACTTACGCCTTTAATTCTGCTTCAGGACAATCCAGTTGAGAACTACAAACGGGCTAACAAGATTTTTAATGTTGATTCTCAACCAGTATGTTGCTGTTCACATTTCCAAGTTTGGAAATACACTTTCATTACTGCTGTTTACTTAATGTTTCTTTATCCAGGTTCATGTTTGGGATTTTTCAGGGCAGACAAACCTAATATTAATGAATGAATGGAATAGACTACATGACTGCTGCCATGCAGATCAAGAGGTAGTTCCTTATCCTTTCCATTTGATCCCTCTACtaatttttttatttcatttcaCTGGAATTAATTTAATATTTGGAGATGATATTAATTTCTGTTTTTTATCTTCTTATATACATGGCCTAATATTTTCTTGCCATATGTAGTTCCTTATCCTTTCCATTTGTGCGTGCAGAATCTTCTGGAAGTGCAAGTCTATGCAATGTCTGACTCCTTAACATCCAAAATTGGTGGTGATATGAATTCTGATTCGTCCTACAGAAGCTTTGGAAGAGCTGGTTCTATGGGGTTAATAGGATTGGAGAATCTTGGAAATACTTGCTTTATGAACAGTTCAATTCAATGTTTGGCTCACACACCAAAGTTTGTTGATTACTTCCTTGGTGATTATGCCAAAAATATAAACCGGACTAATCCATTGGGATTGAATGTATGTAGATTTTCTCgttaaaatgcaaaaaaaaaaaaaaaaaaaaaaaaattacagcAAACATTCAGATAATTGTTTGCTGACTTTTCCATTAATTAGGGTGAACTTGCTTTGGCGTTTGGAGAACTGTTGAGGAGCTTATGGACTGACAGAAAACCCGTTCCACCTCATCATTTCAAGGAAAAAATTGCGTGTTATGCTCCTCAGTTCAGTGGCTTTAATCAGCATGATTCACAGGAGCTTCTTGCTTTTTTATTGGATGGTCTTCATGAAGATCTTAACCAGGTTAAATGTAAACCGTATGAAGAAGCAAAAGATGCAAGTGGCCGTCCTGACGAAGAAGTAGCAGATGAGTACTGGAGCAACCATCTAGCTCGAAATGATTCTGTTATAGTTGATACATGCCATGTAAGTTTAAACCCCCTATTCTTTAAACTCCGCTCGTCCTGAAATAGTGACATATTTGTAGTTCTTTCGTGCTTGTAACCTCATATCTGTCAATTGATCTCACAAACTAGAAATATGCCATTTATTAAATAATGATggaagaagggcaggcctggtgcaagcggtagagtcttaccgcatgtgactggaaggtcccgggttcgagtcgtggtctcctcgcattgcacaagcgagggtaaggcttaccactaacacccttccccagaccccacacagagcgggagctctctgcactgggtacgcccttttattaCTGATGGAAGTGACCATATTCTATTGCACAAACATTTTTGCAGATCTAAACACCAATCAGGGGTTGGGATTAAAACACTTAGTCAATTTATAGTTTTTACCAATTAAGAGAGTGCGTAACCACAATATATTAATATTTCCTATTTGAGAAAACATAGAAGCATCCTCATTGAGacattcaacaacaacaacaacatagcctttcagtcccaagcaagttggggtaggctagagttgaaacccaccaagagccccaagttaCGGTTCAGGCACtacaatagctgctttccaagtactcctattcaaacatagatctctaggtatatcccaagctttcaaatctctttttattgccttccaccatgtcaatttcggtcttcatCTACCTCtcttcatattattagcttggcttaggactccataatgcactggtgcctctggaggtctcctttggacatggtcaaaccacctcaaccgatgttggacaagcttttcttcaattggtgctacctataggcgatcacgtatatcatcgttccgaactcggtccattcttgtgtgaccgcaaatccatcgcaacatacacatttctgcaacactccattgttgaacatgtcgaatctttgtaggctaacattctgctccatacaatatagccggtctaatcgtcgttctatagaacttgccttttagcttttgtggtatcctcttgtcacagagaatgccagaagcagTGTTCAAAAAGGCGACGCCTTAGGCGCGCCTAGGCGCGACTAGTCGCTAGTCGATGGGTTCCCGCCTGGCCTATGGGGGTAGGCGGACATCCAGGCGCAAGGAGGTAGGTCGCCGGTGGGGGAGGTCGCAGCGGGAGGTcgccggtgggggaggaggagctgagagcggcggcgggcgcgggcgcgtgcgTGGGCGTGTGCGGGCGGCAGCAGGCGGGGGGGTCCTACCTGGCCTAGGGGGTAGGCGGACCCTTAGGCGgcgccagctcgtcggcggcgccggtgggggaggaggagcttCTGGCGGAGGTCGccggtagaggaggaggagctgcgggGCGGGGGCGGGCGCGTGCGCGGGTGGGGGCGGGCACGCACTAGAGGAGAGAGAGATGCCGGAGAGGGAGAGGAATCGGAGGCGGCGGCTGATGCGGGCTACCGAACAGAGGAAGCGGCGTCGAGCagaggatgcgggagaccgaaCAGAAGGATAAGGTTGGAGACCTGGAGTGGGAGATGGGCTGGACTGTTGCCATTTGGGCCTTTCTATCTCTCTAAGCCAGCCTTTCAATCTATCTAAACCCACTATTTCAGctgtttattttttcttttagaagataatatatgtatattagtatatatacaAAACGCCTAGAAAAACGCCTTAAAACGCCTAGGCTCGCTTAAGCTCGCCTAGGCTCTAGGCTATGGGTCATCGCCTAGAAGTCGCCTAGCGCCTAGCTGaactttggccagaagcttgtcgccacttgatccaccctgctttgattctatggctaacgtctgcATCattatctccatccctctgtagcatcgatcccagatatcgaaaggtatccttcttaggcactacttgaccttccaaactcacatctccctcctcctgtacaactccgtcaaagtcgcatctcatgtattcagttttagttttgctcaatctaaaacctttatactcaagggtctgccgtcataactctagtttcctatttattcccgcctggctttcgtccactaacactacatcatcagcgaacaacatacaccaagggatatctcctggtatgttcctggtaacctcatccattactaaggcaaagagatacgggcttaaggctgatccttgatgaagtccaattttaatcgggaagtaatttaTGTTACCATCGTTTACatatccttgatgagggtcacgtactttgatgggactttatgtttgtccaaagaccaccacataacatttcttggtatcttgtcataagccttctccaagtcaatgaaaaccaagtggaggtccttcttctgttctctaaaccgctccataacctgtcttattaagaagattgcttctgtggttgaccttccgggcatgaaaccaaattggtttgttgatatctgtgtCGTTCCTcacaggcgctgctcgatgactctctcccataacttcatagtgtggctcatcaacttaattcctcgataattagtacaacgtTGGATAtcttccttgttcttgtagattggtatcaATATgcttctccactcctcaggcatcttgttcgatcgaaagatattgttgaatatcttggttagccatactatagctatatccccgagacatctccacaccttgattgggataccatcagggcccatcgctttgccccctttcatcctttttaaggcttctctgacctccgattcttgaatcctccgtaCAAAGCgtctgttagtgtcatcaaacgagtcgtacagctgaacggtggtgttctcgttctcatcattgaataatttatcaaaatactcttgccatctatgtctgatctcatcatttttcaccaagagctgctccctctcatcctttatgcacttgacttggttgaagtcccttgtcttcctatcgcgagccctagccatcctataaatgtccttctctccttccttcgtactcaaacgtcggtaaaggtcctcataggcccgcccctctgtctcactcaccgctcgttttgcaatcttctttgtcaccttgttcttctctatgttgtttgcacacatgtcatgatacaagcgcttatagcactccttttccttaatagccttttgcacatcttcattccaccaccaagtgtctttcgagtcgcatccgctcccttcggtcactctaagcacctctgaagcaacctttcgaacgcatgttgccatcttctcccacatgctgtttgcatcgccttaatcattccaagggccctcttcaatgaccttttccttaaagacctttgatgcttccccttctaatttccaccacttcgttctagcaaccctagcttgtttgttcccacgatCCTCATTGAGACATTGGCTATCCATTTTATTTTCTGTAATCTGTTGCCACTTGCCGCTATGAGGATGCACCTTGCTATTTTGTTGTCACATGGTGAAACTATATATTTTATGCAGTGATAATTCAATGTTCATCCTTTTATGTGTATGTTGTTAAATAAACTCTTCTGATTATCTTTTGCAGGGACAATACAAATCTACATTAACTTGTCCTACTTGCAGTAAAACATCTGTCACATTTGACCCATTTATGTACTTATCTTTGCCTGTACCTTCCACGGCAAAGAGGGTAATGACCGTAACAGTTTTCAGCACCGATGGTAGCAGAGAGCCATGCTCATATGATGTCAGTGTGCCAAAATTTGGGACTCTGAGTGATCTTGTTCAGGCTTTAAGCATTGCTTGCTTACTTGGAGATGATGAGATCCTGCTGGTTACGGAGGTATGATTTCCTTTCCTCGTTGCCCCTTCTGAATTTTTGCAAATTTTCAGAGCTATTTTAAGCAATACAAGTTCTTTTGCTCTTCACTTACTGGAACTGACTATGCAGGTCTACAATAACTGCATCATTCGATACTTGGAGGAGCCTTCAGATTCAGTTTCATTGCTGAGGGATGGAGATAAACTGGCAGCATACCGTCTACCCAAAAGACATGAGAAATCCCCCCTTGTGGTTTTTACACATCAACATTTTGATGAGTAAGCACACCCAAATTTGGTGTACAGTGATGCAATTTGCCTTTCTTGACCTTTATGTATTCTATTAACATTGTGTTTATCTGTCATTTCGTTCAGGCATTCTAGTGATGATAATTTAACTCCACAAATGAGGGAGTTTGAGGCCCCACTTTTGGCAGCACTTCCAGAGGCAATTAATGGATTATCTCTTCAGGATATCTACCTAAAGTTGTTGAGTCCATTTCGACTTTCCAACAGGGCTGGTTCACTTAATGTTTGTATGGAGTCTAATAGTGACTCCGTCAATCTGATGGATGCAACGTCTTCTGATTCAGGCAGTAATAATTGTCAGAACAGCCAATTGGAAGACTGTCCTGAAAGCACGAGAAAAGGCAGGCAGCCCATATGCCTGGACCCAAACCCAACACGTCGGCCCAGCCGTCCAGTTTGCACCCGAGGCGGCCTGGCCCTAGCCTGGTCTAGGCCGAGTGAGCTACTTAAGAAGGAAACAAGTTGccgtcgacggcgacggcgacggcgagcacgCACGTCGCAGTCGCAGAGAAAGCAAAGCTGCGCCGGGCGACGTGCCCCGTGCCCCGTGCCCCGTGCCCTCCCAAATCCAATGGGCTACTACTGGCGATGCCGTGTTCCGGATTGCAACATCACACGGCTGCTGGCGCGTCGGCGTCGCCGCCACCAGCACGGGAATCTTGGGGGCCGTTTGGTATGGCTCCCGGGGCAGCTCCTGGAGCCATTTTCAGCTCCGGCGACCAAACGGGAGCAAACAGCTCCTCTTCACAGTCGGAGCCCCGAAAAACGCgctgagaggagaggagagagagggtgggAGCCGGAAAAAGAGTAGCTTCACCCGTCTCCCACAAGCTGCTGTGGGCCCAACGCAGTACGAAGGGCTCATTTGCCCCCACCGCGCCGTGCGGGCACGGGAGTCGCCGCCGTTCGGGCGCGGGATGCCGTATCTCCGAGCGCGGCGAGTGCGAGGCCGCCGGGAGCGGACGCGCGGGGAGGAGGAAGGGCGGCAACGGAGCTCCAGGCGAGGAGGGAGCGACGCGGTTGGGGCGGAGCCAGGAGCCGCGGCCGCGGTGCGGGGAAGCGCGAGGAACCGGATGCGCGGCTGCGTGGGGAAGAGGAACAGGGGTGCGACGAGCGGGAAGAAGAGATAAGGCGAGGCATATCCGTGTGCGGGCGTTCATGGGTGATATAGAGAgacaaagaataaataaataaaaagaaataaaaagagagtaaaaataaagaaaaaataaaaaggagagaaaaaaagaaaaagaaaaggtattTTGGACCTTTTATGTCTTCTCACCGGACAAAAAAAAAGCTGTTTTGCCAAAGGTGTAAAAAAACAAATTCAGCTTCTAAAATAAATCTGCTTCATATGTGaagctataactagagttgttTTAGCTGGAGCTCCACCAAACCAAAACATGCTCTctgcttcccctctctctcttgcaGTGTCGCTCTCGCCTGACGCTGACGTGTTGCTAGGCAACGTCATTCGCTTCCACACACTGACACGCACCTGTTGCAGCTTAATTACTGTCGCTGTCCTTCCAGAACTAACCATATTAGCCACTCGTTGGGCCAATGAAGCCAATATATTATTTTTGGGCGTTGCTGTAGTATGAGGATATAAGAGCGTCTCCGAGATTTCTAGCGAAAATCGTCTCTAAATATTTCTCTTCTCCAGCAGTTAACCTATCTCAAATAATATATAGAGTGGACAACATGGCATCTCAAAATTGAGAGGGAGGAAGGATGGTTTAGGATACCACTAAATATGGGATGTTGGGAGAGACTGTTGAAAGGGTAAATTTTTTTTACATAAAATCTTAATTCAGTTCTAAAGAGACGAATCAGGAAATCTTTAAGATGCCCTAAGGGAGACCATTCATTTGGTGAGCAAAGCTTTGGAGATTGTTGCTTTGTATATTTTCGTCAAAAAATGAATAAAAAAGCAATAATAATAGACTCTTGCTTTTGATTATCTCCTATCATTcatgtttttttctctctctcttattTTGTGGTCACCCGATGAGCTCTACATAATACTAAGAATTTTGAGGGGTCaatctttattttattttattttttgaaaaaaaaacgacGTACATGCAAGAATTCAGTGAGTTCACGACGACTCCGGGAGCTGCAGTGGTCTTACAATATTCCTTCAAGTAGGCAAAGAAAAACCATTGCTTTCCGCGAGTTGCAAACTTAGTGGTCTCCCATAAGCAACGCAGCAAAGCCTAATGCAGCACTCAAAAACTTTTACAAGATCTGATGAGTGCTTCGGCTCAGTTGTTTATCAATATCATTCAACCAATTCAACACGTAATAGTAGTTTGATGTTGATCCAATATTCCAATGGCCTAGGGTTCccatcaaacaattcaattcctTTTTGAGCATTTGAAGTCCGACAAAATCTAATTTGGAGTCACAAATTAAATCGGCGCCAGGATTGCTATGTCCCTAAGACTGATCACAAAACCTTTTGTTACTACTTCCACTCCACAAATTAAATCAGGGTTTTGTGAAATCGACACGTTTAAACTTTACTATTATGACCACCAATATCTTTTTGAATTCATATTTTGGTCGAGTTATCGAAAATGGCGTAAGGCTAAAGTTGACATGAATAATAATTTCGTAATCTTACTACTATTTGGTAGTACGGTACTAGGCAGTCTTAGCGCATCATAAGTACACCTGGATACCTTCCTAGGAACAGACAACGCCACGCAAATCAAGCACGCCTAAACAACTGACGAACGCCATTGACCAGCTAAGCACGCCatcattttttcttcttctctctcgtCGTCCTCTGTCCTCTCCCTAAAGACGTTATGTAATTCCGTTCTCTACCGACCTTGGCATGCAGAGGTCGCGTTGACGACGGCATTGGGAGCAGCAGAGCAGGCCAAGAAAAGAACAGCAGCAATGAACTCGCCGCCGGGCGACGGCGGCAGCGCGCACGGCATATTCGGGTCCAGCATCGGCGTGTCCATCGGCATCCTCCTCGTGATCACCACCATCGCGTTGGGCATCTACTTCTGCACGCGCAACTCCATGCCCTTGTCCGCcgccgggggcggcggcggcgacgcgcccgcgccgccgcgcgaCGTCGAGCGGGGCATCAACGAGGCGACGCTGGAGGCGTTCCCGGCGGTGTCCTACGCGGAGGCGAGGAAGGGGAAggcgcccgcggcggcggcgcagg of the Miscanthus floridulus cultivar M001 unplaced genomic scaffold, ASM1932011v1 os_1851_2_3, whole genome shotgun sequence genome contains:
- the LOC136534373 gene encoding ubiquitin carboxyl-terminal hydrolase 8-like, whose translation is MATAATASHPASASTSGRDALAAASSSPVAVCLVPFRWWARVREEEAAGGVQYAATAAASPSYYGLRLLHSFLHPDLVLRLERGECRAGGGDGGGGGRSYALVPADELSRALARQNSGLGLQNKHSFAGDSAGAYPLVLRISVRETSILTLKISKKDNPVENYKRANKIFNVDSQPVHVWDFSGQTNLILMNEWNRLHDCCHADQENLLEVQVYAMSDSLTSKIGGDMNSDSSYRSFGRAGSMGLIGLENLGNTCFMNSSIQCLAHTPKFVDYFLGDYAKNINRTNPLGLNGELALAFGELLRSLWTDRKPVPPHHFKEKIACYAPQFSGFNQHDSQELLAFLLDGLHEDLNQVKCKPYEEAKDASGRPDEEVADEYWSNHLARNDSVIVDTCHGQYKSTLTCPTCSKTSVTFDPFMYLSLPVPSTAKRVMTVTVFSTDGSREPCSYDVSVPKFGTLSDLVQALSIACLLGDDEILLVTEVYNNCIIRYLEEPSDSVSLLRDGDKLAAYRLPKRHEKSPLVVFTHQHFDEHSSDDNLTPQMREFEAPLLAALPEAINGLSLQDIYLKLLSPFRLSNRAGSLNVCMESNSDSVNLMDATSSDSGSNNCQNSQLEDCPESTRKGRKQVAVDGDGDGEHARRSRRESKAAPGDVPRAPCPVPSQIQWATTGDAVFRIATSHGCWRVGVAATSTGILGAVWYGSRGSSWSHFQLRRPNGSKQLLFTVGAPKNALRGEEREGGSRKKSSFTRLPQAAVGPTQYEGLICPHRAVRARESPPFGRGMPYLRARRVRGRRERTRGEEEGRQRSSRRGGSDAVGAEPGAAAAVRGSARNRMRGCVGKRNRGATSGKKR
- the LOC136534371 gene encoding RING-H2 finger protein ATL70-like yields the protein MNSPPGDGGSAHGIFGSSIGVSIGILLVITTIALGIYFCTRNSMPLSAAGGGGGDAPAPPRDVERGINEATLEAFPAVSYAEARKGKAPAAAAQEEEFCCCPVCLDGYGDSDVVQVLPDCGHLFHRDCVDPWLRQRPTCPVCRTSSLPSPMPTPLAEVTPLASARPS